The following are encoded together in the Pseudomonas sediminis genome:
- a CDS encoding TIGR02449 family protein → MEDADLHALTAKLELLIQRVEQLKAHNRLLLANEQAWREERAHLIEKNEMARHKVESMISRLKALEQDS, encoded by the coding sequence ATGGAAGACGCCGATCTGCACGCATTGACCGCCAAGCTGGAACTGCTGATCCAGCGTGTCGAGCAGCTTAAGGCTCACAACCGACTCCTGCTGGCGAATGAACAGGCCTGGCGCGAGGAACGCGCCCATCTGATCGAAAAGAACGAAATGGCCCGGCACAAGGTCGAATCGATGATTTCGCGCCTTAAAGCCCTGGAGCAGGACTCATGA
- the gcvT gene encoding glycine cleavage system aminomethyltransferase GcvT: MGQRTPLYELHLALGAKMVDFGGWDMPLHYGSQVEEHHQVRRECGVFDVSHMCVVDVSGEQAQAYLQHLLANDVARLQTPGKALYSAMLNEQGGVVDDLIVYLTGSSSPAPGYRLVLNAGTRDKDLAWMHAQTAEFAVEVRERRDLAVLAIQGPKARARVAELVTQARAALIHELKPFQGLPEGDWFIARTGYTGEDGLEIVLPAAEVASFFNDLVGAGISPIGLGARDTLRLEAGMNLYGQDMDEQVSPLAANMAWTIAWEPAERDFIGRPVLEAQRAAGCPSKLVGLVLEERGVLRAHQVVRVDGIGDGEITSGSFSPTLNKSIALARVPAATGDRAEVEIRGKWYPVRVVRPSFVRNGKTLI; the protein is encoded by the coding sequence ATGGGACAGCGCACCCCCCTCTATGAGCTGCACCTGGCGCTGGGGGCCAAGATGGTGGATTTCGGCGGCTGGGACATGCCGCTGCACTATGGTTCGCAAGTCGAGGAGCATCATCAGGTGCGCCGCGAGTGCGGCGTATTCGATGTCTCGCACATGTGTGTGGTGGACGTCAGCGGTGAGCAGGCGCAGGCCTACCTGCAGCACCTGCTGGCTAATGACGTGGCGCGCCTGCAGACGCCCGGCAAGGCGCTGTACAGCGCCATGCTCAACGAGCAGGGCGGGGTGGTCGATGACCTGATTGTCTACCTGACTGGCTCTTCTTCTCCGGCACCGGGCTACCGCCTGGTGCTCAATGCGGGGACTCGCGACAAGGACCTGGCCTGGATGCACGCCCAGACCGCCGAGTTCGCTGTCGAAGTGCGCGAGCGCCGCGACCTCGCGGTATTGGCCATTCAAGGCCCCAAGGCCCGTGCCCGTGTTGCCGAGTTGGTGACCCAGGCACGCGCCGCACTGATCCACGAGCTCAAGCCGTTCCAGGGTCTGCCCGAGGGTGACTGGTTCATCGCCCGAACCGGTTATACCGGTGAGGATGGTCTGGAAATCGTGCTGCCGGCGGCAGAGGTGGCGTCTTTCTTCAACGATCTGGTCGGTGCCGGTATTTCGCCGATTGGCCTGGGCGCGCGTGACACCCTGCGCCTGGAGGCGGGCATGAACCTGTATGGCCAGGACATGGACGAGCAGGTCAGCCCGCTGGCTGCCAACATGGCCTGGACCATCGCATGGGAACCAGCCGAGCGCGACTTCATTGGTCGTCCAGTGCTGGAAGCGCAGCGCGCCGCCGGCTGCCCGAGCAAGCTGGTTGGGCTGGTGCTGGAGGAGCGCGGCGTGCTGCGTGCACACCAGGTGGTACGCGTTGATGGCATTGGTGATGGCGAGATCACCAGTGGCAGCTTCTCGCCTACGCTGAACAAATCCATCGCGCTGGCGCGGGT
- a CDS encoding YecA family protein, producing the protein MSIPSSPYAAFAALLNSAGHSVSPAELHGLLLGRSCAGAGFDADAWLLDAADLLGSEPQDNVRQALIGLQEMVKGELCSEDITVVLLLPDDETPLAQRATALGQWCQGFLGGFGLTARDGALSAEAMEVLQDLSAIAQVQSALEESEDGESDYMEVMEYLRVAPLLLFTECAKPAAPAAKPSLH; encoded by the coding sequence ATGTCGATTCCAAGCTCTCCCTACGCCGCCTTCGCCGCTTTGCTCAACAGCGCCGGGCATTCCGTTTCCCCTGCTGAACTGCATGGGCTGCTGCTCGGTCGCAGCTGCGCTGGCGCGGGCTTTGATGCCGATGCCTGGCTGCTCGACGCTGCCGATCTGCTTGGCAGCGAGCCGCAGGATAACGTGCGCCAGGCGCTGATCGGCCTGCAGGAGATGGTCAAGGGTGAGCTGTGCAGCGAAGACATCACCGTGGTGCTGTTGTTGCCGGATGACGAAACCCCGCTGGCGCAGCGCGCAACCGCTCTGGGCCAGTGGTGCCAGGGCTTTCTCGGTGGCTTTGGCTTGACCGCCCGCGACGGTGCGCTGAGCGCCGAGGCCATGGAAGTGTTGCAAGATCTCTCCGCCATCGCCCAGGTGCAGAGCGCTCTGGAAGAATCGGAAGATGGCGAGAGTGACTATATGGAGGTGATGGAGTACCTGCGTGTGGCGCCGCTGCTGTTGTTCACCGAGTGCGCCAAGCCCGCGGCGCCTGCTGCCAAACCATCCCTGCACTGA
- a CDS encoding cell division protein ZapA has protein sequence MTQSNTVTVHILDKEYCIACPQDERANLESAARYLDGKMREIRTSGKVIGADRVAVMAALNITHDLLHKQQRLDQDANSTRQQVRDLLDRVDHALADDPSA, from the coding sequence ATGACCCAGTCGAACACCGTGACCGTCCACATTCTGGACAAAGAATATTGCATCGCCTGCCCGCAGGATGAACGCGCCAATCTAGAGAGTGCTGCCCGTTACCTGGATGGCAAGATGCGCGAGATCCGCACCAGCGGCAAAGTGATTGGTGCTGATCGTGTTGCCGTGATGGCCGCACTGAACATCACTCACGACCTGCTGCACAAGCAACAGCGCCTGGATCAGGACGCCAACTCCACTCGCCAGCAGGTGCGCGATCTGCTCGATCGCGTCGACCATGCACTGGCCGACGACCCGAGCGCCTGA
- a CDS encoding 2-octaprenyl-3-methyl-6-methoxy-1,4-benzoquinol hydroxylase has product MRADLIIVGAGMVGSTLALALEHSGLDILIVDGSPLSVSPFDAQAPFEPRVSALSMASQRILERLGAWPGIAARRACPYGEMRVWDGSGTGSIHFAAASVHADTLGHIVENRVVQDALLERLHDSQIGLLPGARLEQLRRSGDDWLLTLTDGRQLRAPLLVAADGANSAVRRLAGCATREWDYLHHAIVTSVRCERAHQATAWQRFTDDGPLAFLPLAGPAGEHWCSIVWSTVPVEAERLMALDDEAFCAELGKAFESRLGKVLHADRRLCIPLRQRHAKRYVEPGLALIGDAAHTIHPLAGQGVNLGFLDAAVLAEVLLHAAMRGENLSDERVLSRFERRRMPHNLAMMAAMEGFQRLFQADPLPLRLLRNVGLDLVDGQAEAKALFVRQALGLSGDLPELARA; this is encoded by the coding sequence ATGCGCGCGGATCTGATCATCGTCGGTGCCGGTATGGTCGGCAGCACCCTGGCTCTGGCGCTGGAGCACAGCGGTCTGGATATTCTGATCGTCGACGGCAGCCCGCTGAGCGTGTCGCCCTTCGATGCGCAGGCGCCGTTCGAGCCGCGCGTCAGCGCATTGTCAATGGCCAGCCAGCGCATTCTCGAGCGCCTGGGCGCCTGGCCAGGCATCGCTGCAAGGCGTGCCTGCCCCTATGGCGAGATGCGCGTCTGGGATGGCTCCGGTACCGGCAGCATTCACTTCGCTGCCGCCAGCGTGCATGCCGATACTCTGGGCCATATCGTCGAGAACCGTGTGGTGCAGGACGCTTTGCTAGAACGTCTGCACGACAGCCAGATCGGCCTGTTACCCGGCGCACGCTTGGAGCAACTGCGCCGCTCCGGCGACGACTGGCTGCTGACGCTCACCGATGGCCGCCAGCTGCGTGCACCGCTGCTGGTGGCGGCTGATGGTGCCAACTCCGCGGTGCGTCGCCTGGCCGGCTGCGCCACGCGCGAATGGGATTATCTGCACCATGCCATCGTCACCAGCGTGCGCTGCGAGCGTGCGCACCAGGCCACTGCCTGGCAGCGTTTCACCGATGACGGTCCGCTGGCCTTCCTGCCGCTGGCCGGGCCGGCCGGCGAGCACTGGTGCTCGATCGTCTGGTCCACCGTACCGGTCGAGGCTGAGCGCTTGATGGCGCTGGACGATGAGGCCTTCTGCGCCGAGCTGGGCAAGGCTTTCGAATCCCGCCTGGGCAAGGTGCTGCATGCCGATCGCCGTCTGTGCATCCCGCTGCGTCAACGCCATGCCAAGCGTTACGTGGAGCCGGGGCTGGCGCTGATCGGCGATGCCGCGCACACCATCCACCCGCTAGCGGGGCAGGGCGTCAACCTGGGCTTTCTCGATGCGGCGGTGCTGGCCGAGGTGCTGCTGCATGCCGCTATGCGAGGTGAGAACCTCAGTGATGAGCGCGTGCTGAGCCGTTTCGAGCGTCGGCGCATGCCGCACAACCTGGCGATGATGGCGGCTATGGAAGGCTTTCAGCGTCTGTTCCAGGCCGACCCGTTGCCGTTGCGCCTACTACGCAACGTCGGCCTCGACCTGGTCGACGGCCAGGCCGAAGCCAAGGCGCTGTTCGTGCGTCAGGCGCTTGGGCTGTCCGGCGACTTACCGGAACTGGCGCGAGCCTGA
- a CDS encoding 5-formyltetrahydrofolate cyclo-ligase, which translates to MTTPATLSRPQLRRVLRQRRRALSLSQQRLAARNLYRQLTQSPQFRRARHIALYLPNDGEIDPRPLLAAAQKRGKHTYLPVLSAWPRTKMVFQRVSRHEKLAGNRFRILEPRPQPKRQRKVWALDLVLLPLVGFDDRGGRLGMGGGFYDRSLAYLRMRKNWHMPTLLGLAHECQRVDELAMASWDVPLQATVTDKAWY; encoded by the coding sequence ATGACTACGCCCGCCACTCTCAGTCGCCCGCAACTGCGCCGCGTGCTGCGTCAGCGTCGTCGCGCGCTCAGCCTCAGCCAGCAACGTCTTGCCGCACGCAACCTGTATCGCCAGCTGACGCAAAGCCCGCAGTTTCGCCGCGCCAGGCATATCGCCCTATACCTGCCCAATGACGGCGAGATTGACCCGCGCCCGCTGCTGGCCGCCGCACAGAAACGCGGCAAGCACACCTACCTGCCAGTGCTAAGCGCCTGGCCACGCACCAAGATGGTGTTTCAGCGCGTCAGTCGGCACGAGAAACTGGCGGGCAATCGTTTCCGCATCCTCGAGCCGCGCCCGCAACCCAAACGCCAACGCAAGGTCTGGGCGTTGGATCTGGTGCTGCTGCCGCTGGTGGGCTTCGATGATCGCGGCGGACGCCTGGGCATGGGCGGCGGCTTCTACGACCGCAGCCTGGCTTATCTGCGCATGCGCAAAAATTGGCACATGCCGACACTACTGGGTCTGGCGCATGAATGTCAGCGGGTGGATGAACTGGCCATGGCCAGCTGGGACGTGCCCTTGCAGGCAACGGTGACGGATAAGGCGTGGTATTGA
- the pepP gene encoding Xaa-Pro aminopeptidase, giving the protein MISIPKSEYARRRKALMAQMEPNSIAILPAAPVYIRNRDVEHVYRQDSDFQYLTGFPEPEAVMALIPGREHGEYVLFCRERDPERELWDGLRAGQDGAVKHFGADDAFPIGDIDDILPGLIEGRERVYYAIGSNQEFDHRLMEWVNHIRAKARQGATPPNEFVALNHLLHDMRLYKSAAEVKVMKEAAEISARAHIRAMQASRAGLFEYHLEAELDYEFRKGGAKMPAYGSIVAAGHNACILHYRENDAALKDGDLVLIDAGCEIDCYASDITRTFPVSGKFSPEQKAIYELVLKANEEAFKFIAPGKHWNEAHESTVRVITAGLVELGLLEGDVDELIASEAYKPFYMHRAGHWLGMDVHDVGDYKVGGEWRVLEVGMAMTVEPGIYIATDNDKVAKKWRGIGVRIEDDVVVTKKGCEILTNGVPKTVAAIEALMAAARTEVA; this is encoded by the coding sequence TTGATCAGCATCCCCAAGTCCGAATATGCCCGTCGGCGCAAGGCGCTGATGGCGCAGATGGAGCCCAACAGCATTGCCATCTTGCCGGCGGCACCGGTGTATATCCGTAACCGTGACGTCGAGCATGTCTACCGCCAGGACAGCGACTTCCAGTACCTCACCGGTTTCCCCGAGCCGGAAGCGGTGATGGCGCTGATTCCTGGCCGCGAGCACGGTGAATATGTGTTGTTCTGCCGTGAACGCGACCCGGAGCGTGAGTTGTGGGATGGCCTGCGCGCCGGTCAGGACGGCGCGGTTAAGCATTTCGGTGCCGACGATGCATTTCCCATCGGCGATATCGACGACATTCTCCCGGGGCTGATCGAAGGTCGCGAGCGTGTCTACTACGCTATCGGTAGTAACCAGGAGTTCGATCATCGGCTGATGGAGTGGGTCAACCACATCCGCGCCAAGGCTCGCCAGGGCGCTACGCCGCCGAACGAATTCGTTGCCCTCAACCATCTGCTGCACGACATGCGCCTGTACAAGTCGGCTGCCGAGGTGAAGGTTATGAAGGAGGCTGCCGAGATCAGTGCGCGCGCCCACATCCGTGCGATGCAGGCGAGTCGTGCCGGGCTGTTCGAATATCACCTGGAAGCCGAGCTGGATTACGAGTTCCGCAAGGGTGGGGCGAAGATGCCGGCCTACGGTAGCATCGTCGCCGCCGGCCACAATGCCTGCATCCTGCACTATCGCGAGAATGACGCGGCGCTCAAGGACGGCGATCTGGTATTGATCGACGCTGGTTGCGAGATCGACTGCTACGCCAGCGACATCACCCGCACCTTCCCGGTCAGCGGCAAGTTCTCGCCCGAGCAGAAGGCCATCTATGAGCTGGTGCTCAAGGCCAACGAGGAAGCGTTCAAGTTCATCGCGCCAGGCAAGCACTGGAACGAAGCCCACGAGTCCACCGTGCGCGTGATTACTGCCGGTCTTGTCGAGCTGGGCCTGCTCGAGGGTGACGTCGATGAGCTGATCGCCAGCGAAGCCTACAAACCTTTCTATATGCATCGCGCCGGCCACTGGCTGGGTATGGACGTGCACGATGTTGGCGACTACAAGGTCGGCGGCGAGTGGCGCGTGCTGGAAGTCGGCATGGCGATGACCGTCGAGCCGGGCATCTACATCGCCACCGACAACGACAAGGTCGCCAAGAAATGGCGTGGCATCGGCGTGCGCATCGAGGACGACGTGGTAGTGACCAAGAAAGGCTGCGAGATTCTCACCAACGGTGTGCCCAAGACCGTTGCCGCGATCGAGGCACTGATGGCAGCCGCGCGCACCGAGGTGGCCTGA
- a CDS encoding EVE domain-containing protein: MPYWLMKSEPDELSIHDLQRLGKTRWDGVRNYQARNFMRAMQPGDLFFFYHSSCPQPGIAGIARIAGEVYPDPTALDPHSHYHDPKASAEKNPWSALDVEFVEAFDEILALQHLKNNPLLAELALVQRGSRLSVMPVTEAEWTAILAMR; the protein is encoded by the coding sequence ATGCCTTATTGGCTGATGAAGTCAGAACCCGATGAATTGTCCATCCATGACCTGCAACGACTGGGCAAAACGCGCTGGGATGGCGTGCGTAACTACCAGGCACGCAACTTCATGCGCGCAATGCAACCGGGCGACCTGTTCTTCTTCTACCACTCCAGCTGCCCGCAACCCGGTATCGCCGGCATCGCGCGTATTGCCGGCGAGGTGTATCCGGACCCAACCGCGCTGGACCCACACAGCCACTACCATGACCCCAAGGCCAGCGCCGAGAAGAACCCCTGGAGCGCCCTGGACGTCGAGTTCGTCGAAGCCTTCGACGAGATACTGGCGCTGCAACACCTGAAGAACAACCCGCTCCTGGCCGAGCTGGCCCTGGTACAACGCGGCAGCCGCCTGTCGGTGATGCCGGTCACGGAGGCCGAGTGGACGGCGATTCTCGCCATGCGTTGA
- a CDS encoding extracellular solute-binding protein — translation MKARNALLAAFTLSTLATAVQAADEVVVYSARIDELIKPVFDAYTEKTGVKVKFITDKEAPLIARLKAEGANTPADLLITVDAGNLWQAEQEGVLQPTKSDVIDANIPAQYRSSTDSWTGLSLRARTIFYSTERVKPEELSTYEALADKNWEGRLCLRTSKKVYNQSLTATLIEAHGAEKTEEIVKGWVNNLATDVFPDDTALLQAIDAGQCDVGITNTYYYGRLHKQQPDLKVKPFWPNQNDRGVHVNLAGAGVTKHAPHAEQAKKLLEWMTTAEAQSIFAGVNQEYPANPAVKPSAEVASWGTFKADTVATEVAGKRQAEATMLMDRAGWQ, via the coding sequence ATGAAGGCTCGTAACGCGCTCCTCGCCGCATTCACTCTCAGCACCCTGGCAACTGCCGTCCAGGCTGCCGATGAAGTGGTGGTCTACTCCGCCCGCATCGATGAGCTGATCAAGCCGGTGTTCGACGCCTACACCGAGAAAACCGGGGTCAAGGTGAAGTTCATCACCGACAAGGAAGCCCCGCTGATCGCCCGCCTCAAGGCCGAGGGCGCCAACACCCCGGCTGACCTGCTGATCACCGTCGACGCCGGCAACCTCTGGCAGGCCGAGCAGGAAGGCGTACTGCAGCCGACCAAATCCGACGTGATCGATGCCAACATCCCCGCTCAGTATCGCTCCAGCACCGACAGCTGGACCGGCCTGTCGCTGCGTGCACGGACCATTTTCTACTCCACCGAGCGCGTCAAGCCTGAAGAGTTGTCCACCTACGAAGCGCTAGCAGACAAGAACTGGGAAGGCCGCCTGTGCCTGCGCACCAGCAAGAAGGTCTACAACCAGTCGCTGACCGCCACCCTGATCGAAGCCCATGGCGCCGAGAAGACCGAAGAAATCGTCAAGGGTTGGGTCAACAACCTGGCTACCGACGTGTTCCCGGATGACACTGCGCTGTTGCAAGCCATTGACGCCGGCCAGTGCGACGTGGGCATCACCAACACCTACTACTATGGCCGCCTGCACAAGCAGCAGCCGGATCTGAAGGTCAAGCCGTTCTGGCCGAACCAGAACGACCGTGGCGTGCACGTCAACCTGGCCGGTGCTGGTGTGACCAAGCATGCACCGCATGCCGAACAGGCCAAGAAGCTGCTGGAGTGGATGACCACCGCAGAAGCACAGAGCATCTTCGCCGGCGTCAACCAGGAATACCCGGCCAACCCGGCGGTCAAACCGTCTGCCGAGGTGGCTTCCTGGGGCACTTTCAAGGCCGATACCGTGGCCACCGAAGTGGCCGGCAAGCGCCAGGCCGAAGCGACCATGCTGATGGACCGAGCCGGCTGGCAGTAA
- a CDS encoding ABC transporter permease has product MPHPVQRRWYPIVLAVAVLVLMPLSVLLLSWHDVDQQIWAHLWQTQMARLIGNTLTLVIGVGVGVTLLGVSLAWLTSLCEFPGRRWLDWALMLPFAIPAYVLAFVFVGLLDFAGPVQTLLREWFGSGLRLPRVRSTGGVIIVLVLVFYPYVYLLARGAFLAQGKGLMEAARVLGQSPWQAFWRVALPMARPAIGAGLALAIMETLADFGAVSVFNFDTFTTAIYKTWYSFYSLTSATQLASLLLLAVALVLYGERRARGAARPANERPRGKALYHLHGWKAFAASAWCGLVFACAFVIPLLQLLAWFWQRGRFDLDERYAGLILHTLYLGGMAALITVSVAMLLAFARRQAPNRSVRFGVALGNLGYALPGSVLAVAIMLAFSFLDRELVIPLSTALGGAGKPLLMGSLTALLVAYLIRFMAVAFGPLETSLARIRPSLPEASRSLGVGSFGLFFRVYLPLLLPGTLSAALLVFVDVLKEMPATLLMRPFGWDTLSVRVFEMTSEGEWARASLPALTLVLVGLLPVILLIRRSARSFG; this is encoded by the coding sequence GTGCCGCATCCCGTCCAGCGTCGCTGGTACCCCATCGTCCTTGCCGTCGCCGTTCTGGTGTTGATGCCGCTGTCGGTGCTGCTGCTGAGCTGGCACGACGTGGATCAGCAGATCTGGGCGCACCTGTGGCAGACGCAGATGGCACGGCTGATCGGTAATACGCTGACGCTGGTGATCGGTGTCGGCGTAGGGGTGACGCTGCTGGGCGTGAGCCTGGCCTGGCTCACCAGCCTCTGTGAGTTTCCCGGCCGGCGCTGGCTGGACTGGGCGCTGATGCTGCCTTTCGCCATTCCCGCCTACGTGCTGGCATTCGTTTTCGTTGGCCTGCTGGATTTCGCCGGCCCGGTGCAGACGCTGCTGCGCGAATGGTTCGGCAGTGGCTTGCGCCTGCCGCGCGTGCGCTCGACCGGCGGGGTGATCATCGTGTTGGTGCTGGTGTTCTATCCCTACGTCTATCTGCTCGCTCGTGGCGCCTTCCTGGCTCAGGGCAAGGGCTTGATGGAGGCGGCCCGGGTGCTCGGGCAAAGCCCCTGGCAGGCGTTCTGGCGGGTGGCGCTGCCAATGGCGCGCCCGGCCATCGGTGCTGGTCTGGCCCTGGCAATCATGGAGACTCTGGCGGATTTCGGCGCGGTGTCGGTGTTCAACTTCGACACCTTTACCACGGCGATCTACAAGACCTGGTACAGCTTCTACAGCCTGACCAGTGCCACCCAACTGGCCAGCCTGCTGCTGCTGGCCGTGGCGTTGGTGCTCTACGGCGAGCGTCGTGCCCGCGGCGCCGCACGACCGGCCAACGAGCGGCCGCGCGGCAAGGCGCTGTATCACCTGCACGGCTGGAAGGCCTTCGCGGCCAGCGCCTGGTGCGGTCTGGTATTCGCCTGCGCCTTCGTCATCCCGCTGCTGCAACTGCTGGCCTGGTTCTGGCAGCGCGGTCGCTTCGACCTCGATGAGCGATACGCCGGGCTGATCCTGCATACCCTTTACCTGGGCGGCATGGCGGCGCTGATCACGGTGAGCGTGGCCATGTTGCTGGCCTTTGCCCGGCGTCAGGCGCCGAATCGCAGCGTGCGTTTCGGTGTGGCGTTGGGCAACCTCGGTTATGCCTTGCCCGGTTCGGTGCTGGCGGTGGCGATCATGTTGGCCTTCAGTTTCCTCGATCGTGAACTGGTGATTCCGCTGTCCACGGCACTGGGCGGAGCCGGCAAGCCGCTGCTGATGGGTAGCCTCACGGCGCTGCTGGTGGCCTATCTGATCCGCTTCATGGCCGTGGCGTTCGGGCCGCTGGAAACCAGCCTGGCGCGGATTCGCCCGTCGCTGCCGGAGGCGTCGCGCAGCCTCGGTGTTGGCAGCTTCGGGCTGTTCTTCAGGGTCTATCTGCCGCTGCTGCTGCCGGGCACCTTGTCGGCCGCGCTGCTGGTATTCGTCGATGTGCTCAAGGAAATGCCGGCGACCCTGCTGATGCGTCCGTTCGGCTGGGACACCCTGTCGGTACGGGTATTTGAAATGACCAGCGAAGGCGAGTGGGCGCGCGCCTCGCTGCCGGCGCTGACCCTGGTGCTGGTCGGCCTGCTGCCGGTGATTCTGCTGATAAGGCGCTCGGCCCGAAGTTTCGGTTGA
- the ubiH gene encoding 2-octaprenyl-6-methoxyphenyl hydroxylase, with protein MSRVQLAIIGGGLVGASLALALQDTARQRGWRIALIEPFAPGSEYQPSYDARSTALSYGSRLIYERLGLWQSIAQRAEPIQQIHVSDRGRFGATRLQAIEEGVPALGYVAENAWLGHCLWQALDQDVIEWRCPAEVVGMQRLDDGYRLTLNDETCLDCDLAILADGGRSGLREQLGIGVSSKPYGQSALIANVSPLEAHRGQAFERFTDDGPMALLPLSDNRCALVWTRAAADAERLLRASESSFLSELQQAFGYRLGALRQVGARHLYPLSLVEAQEQVRPHLVVLGNAAHSLHPIAGQGYNLSLRDTLALAEVLIDSEAALGDFATLQRYLQRQQLDQQMTVGFSDQVTRLFSNAQPLLTAGRNLGLLGLDLLSPAKRWFARQAMGMGTRNL; from the coding sequence ATGTCACGCGTACAGTTGGCCATTATCGGCGGCGGTCTGGTCGGCGCGAGCCTGGCGCTGGCCCTGCAGGACACGGCGCGTCAGCGTGGTTGGCGCATCGCCCTGATCGAACCCTTCGCCCCGGGCAGCGAATACCAGCCCAGCTATGACGCGCGCTCTACCGCGCTGTCCTATGGCAGCCGGTTGATCTACGAGCGCCTCGGTCTGTGGCAGAGCATCGCCCAGCGGGCCGAGCCGATTCAGCAGATCCATGTGTCCGACCGCGGCCGCTTCGGCGCCACGCGCCTGCAAGCCATCGAGGAAGGCGTGCCGGCGCTCGGTTACGTAGCGGAGAACGCCTGGCTCGGCCATTGTCTGTGGCAGGCGCTGGATCAGGATGTGATCGAATGGCGCTGCCCGGCCGAGGTGGTCGGCATGCAGCGCCTTGACGACGGCTATCGCCTGACCCTGAACGACGAAACCTGTCTTGACTGCGACCTGGCGATTCTTGCCGATGGTGGGCGTTCCGGTTTGCGCGAGCAGCTCGGTATCGGCGTCAGCAGCAAACCTTACGGGCAGAGTGCGTTGATCGCCAACGTCAGCCCGCTGGAAGCGCATCGTGGGCAGGCTTTCGAGCGCTTCACCGATGACGGCCCGATGGCGCTGCTGCCCTTGAGCGACAACCGCTGCGCGCTGGTCTGGACACGCGCCGCGGCTGACGCCGAACGTCTGTTGCGCGCCAGCGAGTCGAGTTTTCTAAGCGAGTTGCAGCAGGCTTTCGGTTATCGCCTGGGCGCCTTGCGCCAGGTGGGTGCACGGCATCTGTATCCGTTGAGCCTGGTCGAGGCGCAGGAGCAGGTGCGTCCGCATCTGGTGGTGCTGGGCAACGCCGCGCACAGCCTGCACCCCATCGCCGGCCAGGGTTACAACCTGTCGCTGCGCGATACCCTGGCGCTGGCCGAGGTGCTGATCGATAGCGAGGCAGCACTGGGCGATTTCGCCACCCTGCAGCGTTACCTGCAACGGCAGCAGCTCGATCAACAGATGACCGTCGGCTTCTCCGATCAGGTAACGCGCCTGTTCAGCAACGCGCAGCCGCTGCTGACCGCCGGGCGTAACCTGGGTCTGCTCGGCCTCGATCTGCTATCGCCAGCCAAGCGCTGGTTCGCCCGGCAGGCCATGGGTATGGGAACCCGTAATCTATGA